In Cervus elaphus chromosome 29, mCerEla1.1, whole genome shotgun sequence, a single window of DNA contains:
- the LOC122686164 gene encoding glycine cleavage system H protein, mitochondrial-like → MALQAVRSVRAAVGSLRAISAPSEPCSPRPWGLRAGAVRALRTGPALLSVRKFTEKHEWVTTENGVGTVGISNFAQEALGDVVYCSLPEVGTKLNKQEEFGALESVKAASELYSPLSGEVTEINTALAENPGLVNKSCYEDGWLIKMTFSNPSELDELMSEAAYEKYIKSIEE, encoded by the coding sequence ATGGCGCTGCAAGCGGTGCGGAGCGTGCGGGCCGCGGTCGGCAGCCTGCGCGCCATCTCTGCACCCAGCGAGCCCTGCTCGCCGCGGCCCTGGGGACTGCGGGCGGGTGCCGTCCGGGCGCTGCGCACCGGCCCTGCTCTGCTGTCGGTGCggaaattcacagaaaaacaCGAATGGGTAACAACAGAAAATGGTGTTGGAACAGTGGGAATCAGCAATTTTGCACAGGAAGCGTTGGGAGATGTTGTGTACTGTAGTCTGCCTGAAGTTGGGACAAAGTTGAACAAACAAGAGGAGTTTGGTGCTTTGGAAAGTGTGAAAGCTGCTAGTGAACTCTATTCCCCTCTGTCAGGAGAAGTAACTGAAATTAATACAGCTCTAGCAGAAAATCCAGGACTTGTCAACAAGTCTTGTTATGAAGATGGTTGGCTGATCAAGATGACATTCAGTAACCCTTCAGAACTAGATGAACTAATGAGTGAAGCAGcatatgaaaaatacataaaatctatTGAGGAATGA